The genomic DNA TATGAAAGAGGGTGTTCAGGAAAATCTTGATTTCATCCGCTTCCAAACCTCGCAGCATTGCAAAGCTCAGTTCGGTTTGCACGCCCTTTTCACCCTAAATGATGAAACCTTGAAATATATTCAGGAACAAACAGCAGATTTGAACGCTGGATTTCACGTTCATATTGCTGAGGATAAATATGACGTTGATTTCAATAAGGAGAAATACAATTTATCGCTCCTTCAAAGGCTGAAAAAATTCAATCTTATAAATGAAAAAACATTTTTGGTCCACTGCAATCACATAGATAAAAATGAACTCGAAGCCGTTGCAAAGCAAAAAGCCACGATTGTGCATAATCCCGATTCAAACTTTAATAACGCAGTGGGAACATTAAATTTGCTTGAAGTTCCCCAAAATTGTAATCTTGTTCTCGGCACGGATGGGATGCATTCTAATATTTTGCGGAGTATAAAAATGGCATTCCTAAATGTTCGTCATCAGAATCTCAATTCAACCATCGGATTTGAAATTATTGACAGAATAATCAAGAACAGTTTTGCAACGCAAGAGATGTTCTTTGGCAAATCTCCTAAATTGCAACTCGGTGATGTGGCAGATTTTATTGTCCTTGATTATGTTCCATATACTCCGTTGGATAAGGAAAATTTTCTCGGACATTTCCTTTATGGAGCCACAGAAGTTCCAGTGCGAACAATGTTTAAAAATGGTTATTTTCTTATGAAAGATTATGATATTGAACG from Candidatus Cloacimonadota bacterium includes the following:
- a CDS encoding amidohydrolase family protein; translated protein: MILKNANICQFKNDSYQPVFGDLQIENGIITNINERSFEKYVRESSKKPMESNSNLSEYDAQGRLVLPPLVNFHEHVYSRLSKGLPVKGDLSNFLNVLKNLWWKLDRALFQEAIEASAQIAAIEAIKNGVGTLFDHHASPKFVSGSLEIIKKVLKAHGLDAVLSYEISDRNGIENMKEGVQENLDFIRFQTSQHCKAQFGLHALFTLNDETLKYIQEQTADLNAGFHVHIAEDKYDVDFNKEKYNLSLLQRLKKFNLINEKTFLVHCNHIDKNELEAVAKQKATIVHNPDSNFNNAVGTLNLLEVPQNCNLVLGTDGMHSNILRSIKMAFLNVRHQNLNSTIGFEIIDRIIKNSFATQEMFFGKSPKLQLGDVADFIVLDYVPYTPLDKENFLGHFLYGATEVPVRTMFKNGYFLMKDYDIERENEIYQRSYEIGKKVRERFENM